Below is a window of Streptococcus salivarius DNA.
GGACGATTAAAAGAGCTACTGTATGATATTGAAAACTATGATTCAATGGTTTTGAATTATTCAAAAGTAAATGAGGAAATTGAATCACTAGAAAATAGGGGGCAAGAGGAACTAGATTCTTTTGACGCTAGACATCTCAACAACTTTATCGTTGAAAGTATTGGAGAAGCACCTAAAGAACTTTCTCGAGTAATCTCTAAAATGTTTAAAAAGAAGAGACAGCAAAATTTAACAGAAATAGAGGAATATGCCAAAAAAGAGGAATTAGCTATAGAACAGTACTATAAGGTTTTTGCAGAAGAACGGGCTGAAATTCTTCGAAAAGAAAGTGAACAATTTAAGGAAGAATTGCTGGAACTGAATAAAACTCGTTCGAATCTACAGGAACTTCTAGCTGAATATGAACAACATTTTAGCAAGGTTGATTTTTTACCTGAAAAATATTTAAATAGTACTCAATTAGTTAGGATTATTAGTTATTTGGAAGACTATAGGGCTGATAATATAAAAGAAGCTATAAATATCTTGTGTTCTGAGGAACAATTGGAGATAAAATTTAAACAACTGAACACAAGAATTGAGGACTTAGAAAAATCGCTAGATAATTTAAGAGCGGAAGTGTCTGATAACCTTAATACAGGTTTGTATAATGTTGAAGTCTCAATTTCGAATCTAGAGGACGAAATGAGTCAATTAAGATTTGATTTAAAGGATTAGCTCATTTCTATAATGGCTTCTAACACAGGAGTATTATATTAATAAATTGTTCCACTGTACTCTTAATGTTTGAACAGCGAAAAAGATATATGCAGTTTGTATAGGTTTATAATAGTATATTGCCGTGGGTAGAATTTAACATATATCTATTTCAGCCAAGAAGTACGACTGGAATAACGATTTAAAAGCAGAAAAATAACTAATTTTACGAGATAAAAAAGCTCCTGAGAAGACCCAGGAGCATACAAAAAAGGCTGAGAACACATTCGGGGATTACCTGAAAAACAGGAGGCAGCACCTCTACCTGAAGCGGATGAACCGCAACCTTTGAATGAGTCGTCACCGGCTCAAACTCAGTCTCAACCTTTATTTAATTTTACCAAATCTGAAGTGTTAGAGTCAATTTATAAGATATGCTAGAATTGGATAGCCAAGAAATATTAATATAGTAAAAAAATGTAGGGGGGTTCTTCTGCATTTTTTTATATTCAAATACAGTTATTATGTATTTATGTGTTTTAGTGACAACTTGAAGTGTGGTTAGCTATCTACTAAGGCCAAGCTTGTCAAGGTCTTCCTTATGTTTTCATTGCTTTCATGGTATAATCAAGAGGATATTATCTTGGAAATGATACCACAAGTCTAGGTAACATCATTTTTAAAGATAGCAATTTGTAAACGAAATGGTAAATAGTAAAGGGAGACTCAAATGATTACGTCAGAAGAAATCAAAGCACGTCTGTGGAATGGAGCTACTGAGCTCCGTGGTTCAATGGACGCTAGCCGTTACAAAGACTACATGTTAGGACTCATGTTCTATAAATTCCTGAGTGACAAAACACTCAAAACCTTTGCAGAATTATCCGGGCTTTCTACTGATGTGGACGTGTTTGAGGAATATCAAAAGGCACACGAGTTATACGAAAAAGATCTGGAGAAGATGATCAGTGATAACTTAGGGTATGTGGTCAAACCTAAGTACTTGTATCAAAAATGGTTAAATGACATGAATACAGGGCAGTTTGAAGTTCAGACGGTTACTGAAAGTCTTGGTGAATTTGAACGTAGTGTCGTGTCAACATACGAGACAGATGATTTTAATGGTCTTTTCTCAAGCTCAACGTTGGATTTGTCTGATACAGCTCTTGGTAGTGACCTGAACACACGAAGCAAGAACATTCAGGCTCTTATTCGTCTTTTTGAAGACTTGGACATGGTTGCCCTCCAAAAAAGTGATATTTTAGGAGATGCTTATGAGTACTTGATTGGGCAGTTCGCTATGGAATCTGGGAAAAAGGCTGGTGAATTCTACACCCCTCATCAGGTCAGTGAAGTCATGGCTCAGATAGTTGCGACAAATAAGTCTCTAGCCTCTATCTATGACCCAACTGTTGGTTCAGGGTCACTCCTTTTGACTGTAAAAAAACATTTATCTGAAGAGCAGCAGAAGGTTCTTAGCTACTACGGACAAGAAAAAAATACAGCGACTTACAACTTGACACGTATGAACCTCTTACTTCATGGTGTACGTCCTGAGAAGATGAGCATCAAAAACGGGGATACCCTTGCACAAGACTGGCCAGAAGATCCAGAGCGTCCAGATGAAGGTGTACAGTTTGATGCGGTGGTTATGAACCCACCTTATTCGATTAAGAACTGGAACCGAGTCGGCTTAAAAGCTTCAGACCCACGTTTTGAAATTGCCAGTGTACTACCTCCAGATTCAAAAGGGGATTTTGCCTTCCTTCTTCATGGGCTTTACCACCTATCAACCACTGGTACAATGGCCATTGTATTACCTCATGGGGTGCTTTTCCGTGGAGGAGCAGAAGGCGAGATTCGTCAGAAACTCATTGAAAAAAATCAGATTGATACCGTTATTGGTTTGCCAAGCAATCTATTCTCTAATACAGGGATCCCAGTATGTATCATCATTTTGAAGAAGAATCGTGACTTAAATGAGCCTGTTCTCTTTATTGATGCTTCGCATAACTTTATTAAAGTAGGGAAGCAAAATGTCCTTCAAGAAAAAGATATTGCTAAGATTGTAGATACATACAGTAATCGTACAGAAGAAGAAGGATATAGTCATTTAGCGAGTCGAAAGGAACTCATCAGCAACGAGTTTAATATGAACATTCCTCGCTATGTGACAGCTATAGACAATGAGATTGCTCACGATGTTGATGCCCATTTATACGGAGGTATTCCAAAAGAGAATATTGAGAACTTGAAGATTCTCAATCAATTAGTACCAGATGTTTTAGAACAAGCATTTACTGAAAAGCGTCCTGGCTATTTGGCTTTAAACAAAACGATTGATGAATTTTCAGACGAGGTATTATCAAGTACGGTAGTTCAAGAGACGATGATGCATGTGAAAGAAATGGTTGAAGCTTATCTGGATACCTACTGGACTCAGTTACATGAGCTTGGTAAGGAACGTAGTTCTAGACAGCTTAAAGAATCCATGTTAGCGGATATCAAACATCAGCTATCAGCCTTTGAACAACTTGACAGTTATGACGGGTATCAGATGATTGCTGAGATTTGGGCCAATAGCCTTGAACATGATTCAGAGTTTATTGAACAGTTAGGATTTTACCAAGCTGGTCGAACACGTGAGCCCAATATGGTAAAAAAAGGTAAGAAAAAAGAACTTGTTCAAGACGGTTGGAATGGGGTTGTCGTTCCAAATAGTCTCATTGCTAGTGAACTTTATGCTAAGGAGCTAGCTGAAATTAAGGCTTTCAAATCACGTATTGCTGATATTGAAAGCGAAATGAGTGAGCTTGTAGAAAATGCGAAGGTAGAAGATAGTGATGAGTACAATGCTCTCTTTGACTCTCTCAAAAAGAATGAAGAGGGTGAGGCTCAAGACAGTTTTGAAGGCAAGTTGATTAAAGATAGTTTGAAAGAGGCTGAAAAAGGGTCTCTTGAGTATGACCTTCTCAAGAAAGTCGATGACTTGACCAAAGAAAAATCAGCAGTCAATAAAAAGATTAAGACCAAAGAGCAAGAGTTAAAAGAACTAGTGGCTGAACGCATTCTTCAATTGACAGATGAAGAAGTAGATCAACTCCTTTACAAAAAATGGTTTGGTTCAGTTATCGAAAGAGTGGAGAACTTAGTAGAATCCCCTCTTAAGTCTGAGATTGCAGTGGTAGATGAATTGAACAAACGCTACTCTGAAACATTAGATAGTCTAGATGATGAGATTGCTAAACTCGAAAAAGAACTGGAAGCAATGATGAAGGAATTGGTGGTGCTTTGATGACGAACAGTAAATATGTGCCAAAGAGACGGTTTAAAGAGTTTGAATTAGATGGTGAGTGGGAACAAGACCTCTTAGGAAATATAGCTGATTTCTCTATAAAAACGAATTCTTTTTCGCGAGAAAAACTAACGCACGAATCTTACGAAGTTCAAAATATACATTATGGTGATATTCTAATAAAGTTTCAAAGTGTTATAGATCTAAAACGAGATAACTTGCCATCAATAATTGATTCTAGTGTACTAGATTTTAGACAATCTCTTCTTCAAGATGGTGATGTAATTTTTGCAGACGCTGCAGAAGATTCAACTGTTGGAAAGGCAATAGAAATTAGAAATATTATGGGGAAAAATGTGGTGTCTGGATTACATACAATCGCTGCCAGACCAATACAGTTATTTGCTCCATATTATTTAGGATATTACTTAAATTCTGATTTTTATCACAAGCAGATATTACCTTTAATGCAAGGAACGAAAGTTAGTTCTATCAGTAAGTCTAATTTACAAGTGACTGAAATTAGTTTTCCAATAATTGATGAACAGAAAAAAATCGGAAAATTTTTCCAAACAATCGACTCTCTCATCACCCTCCATCAGCATAAACTTGATAAACTCAAAAATCTCAAAAAAGCCTATCTTGCTGAACTCTTCCCTGCAGAAGGAGAACGAGTACCAAAACGTCGTTTCTCAGGTTTTGAAGGGGAATGGGAAGAGGTTTTGTTAGGAAGACTAGGAAATGCTCAATCTGGTATTGGATTCCCCGATTCAGAGCAAGGAGGAAAAGTAGGAATTCCTTTTTACAAAGTATCAGATATGAATAACCAAGGGAATGAGCATGAAATGGTCTTTGCAAACAATTACGTCACAATAGAACAAATTAACCAGAGAAGTTGGAAACCAATTCAGGATGTTCCGGCGATATTTTTTGCAAAAGTTGGAGCAGCAGTTTTGTTGAATCGTAAGAGGTTATGTAGTATACCATTCCTTATGGATAACAATACTATGGCATTTTCTATTGATACTTCAAAAATTGATACAAATTTTGCTAAAACTATATTTGAAACAATTGATTTACCATCCTTGATTCAAGTCGGTGCATTACCATCATACAACGCTAGAGATGTAGAAAGCATTTTAGTATCAGTTCCCTCTCTACCAGAGCAAGAAAAAATAGGAGAATTTTTCCAAAAACTCGACAAATCTATCTCTATCCAACAACAAAAACTCGACAAACTAAACGATTTGAAAAAGGCTTATTTGAATGAATTATTCGTGTAACATCAGCTAAGTTTGATATAGAAAGGACACGTATGAGTAATACTCCCAAAAATACTTCAGAAAAGGCATTTCAGGAAAATTTCGTAAAAAAATTAACGAAGTTTAAGTGGCAAGCTCCTGATAAACTAAATGGTAATCTTCATAAAGTCACTGTTCAAGACCTTATTAATAACTGGCGTGATGAGTTAAATCGTATCAATGCGGACATCTTAGAGGGTGTTGCCTTGACTGATGCTGAGTTCCAGCAAGTTATGGCGAAGGTCAAACAGATATCAAATAGTTATGAAGCCGCAAAGATCCTATCAATGGAAGGTTCAACGGGTAAAATTGATGGTATCTATCGTGACAGTCATCCAGATGTTACTAGACGACAAATCACACTAACGATTCTGAGAAAGGCTCAAGTTCGTGGTGGAGACTCTAATTATCAAATTGCGCGTGAAGTACAGACTGACTATAATAATCGATTTGATATTGTGCTGTTAATTAATGGACTACCATTAATTAATATTGAGCAAAAACGTACGGATAAAACATTAGACGAAGCCTTTGGACAATTTAAGCGTTATTATCGAGATGGTGAATATACCAATAACTTTATGGCATTTTCACAAATGATGGTTGTGACAAGTGAGATTGAAACACGTTATTTTGCGACACCTAAAACACTCAATGATTTTAATCCTGCTTTTGTGTTCCACTGGTCACTTGTACGAAAAAGCGAAAAAGATGGTGAATTCCTAGGTCACCGTATATTGACAAATTATCAAGAAGTTATTGAACATTTCTTAAATATTCCCATGGCACATCAAATGGTTGGGGATTATTTGATAATAAATGAAGATAAACTGGAAGAAAATCGCCGTCATATGTTGATGCGACCTTATCAAGTCCACGCGTTACAAGCCATTGAAACGGCTGTTTTTGGCTCGCCAAATGATAGTATACCGCACGGTGGTTTTGTCTGGCATACAACTGGTTCAGGAAAGACCATCACAAGTTTTAAGACAGCTCAGGTTTTAGCCACTCGAACGGAGTATGATAAGGTAGTTTTCTTATTAGATCGACGTGATCTTGACGACCAAACTTCAGAAGCCTTCAAAGCTTATTCCGTTTATGAATCGGTTAATGTGGATGATACGAAAAGTACTTATCAACTGAGAAGACAATTGATGTCTGCTAAGAGTGGGATTGTTGTTACAACAACCTTTAAACTATATAACCTCGTTGAAAGTCTTGTTAAAGGACAGGATGATAGCCTAAAAGAGAAGAAAATAATCTTTATTATTGATGAGGCCCATCGGACAACTATGGGTGATATGATGGCTAAAATTAAAGAGTATTTCTTTCAAAATGGTTTGTTCTTTGGTTTTACCGGGACACCTTTGTTTGATGAAAATAAGGCTAAAGGTAAAGTCAATGAACGTAGCGAGCTCATTAATACGACTGAAAAGCTTTTTGGCCCCTTGCTCCATCAATACACTATCGATGAAGCGATTGCGGACGGTAATGTCTTAGGTTTCCATGTTGACTACATCAATACTGGTGAGTTTAGAAATTATGATGATCTCCGTGAGCAACTGATTGAGACCTTATCTGAGCAACACCCAGAAAAAGGTGAGAAAGCCATCGCACGAGAGGTCTATCAGTGGGATGATTTGGAGGTTGAAACCAAGGCTTCTGAAGAAGGTATCTTAATCTACCAAGATGAGACTCATATTCCACGAGTAGTTGAAGAAGTGCTAGATGGTTGGCAGGAACAGTCTCAAAACGGAGAGTTTAATGCCATCTTAACAGCTGCTTATAAAGATCGTGTAATTGCCTATTACCATGAATTTAAGAAACAAATTGCTGAGAAATTCAAGGATGGTGAAGCTAAACCCAATGTTGCCATGACATTTAGCTTTGGAAACGAGAATGATCCAGATAATATTGCTCTAGAAGTCGTTGATGAAATGTTTGAAGACTATGCAAACTTTACTGGTATTTCCTTTGTTCCTGGTAATAAGACTCATGGTGAAGCTGCCTACTTTGAAGATGTAACGGACCGTGCGAAACGTGGGGGTAGTGGTAGAAACCCTAAGAATATCGATATTCTTATTGTTGCTGACCAATTACTAACAGGTTATGACTCAAAACGTATTAACACCCTTTATGTTGATAGACGTCTTGAACTTCAAGGCTTGATTCAGGCTTATTCTAGAACAAATCGTGTTTTTGGTTCTTCAAAGGAATTTGGAACGATTATTAATTTCCAATATCCAAGAATTACACAAGAGCTTGTTAGGGCTGCCCTTGAACTTTATGGTAGCGGGGGTAAGAATAGTAAAGTTATCGTTGATAAGTATGAGGATGCTGTCGATGAACTGAATAAGCGAATGATTAATCTCATCCAAGAACTTTCAGACCCAACACGATGGATAGACCTACGTGACGATAAAGACGGCAAAAAACGATTTAAAGCAGCATTCGAAGAAGCTGCTAAACAGTTAAATGTTGTTAAACAATATTATGAATTTGTCTGGGATAATAAGCGTTTTGGCCTTGATGAGCATAAGTGGCTTCAGTATATAGGTGCCTATAGAAACCTTTTCTCTATACTTGTAGATGGAGCAGAAGAGGAAGAGATTAGAGAATTACAAGGGAGAACTAAACTTCAAGGATCTCAGGTCATTGATGCTCAGAGCATCCTAGAGTTAATTGGAAATAAGACGACTACAGAAGGTGGTTATATTGTAATCAATGATAATAATTTGGTCTTAATTCAAGAGCAAATCCAAGAGTTGAGTAACCTTGGGGAACATGAAAAGGCTGAGTCTTTGAAACGTTTTGTTAATGAAGAATTACGAGGTGGTCACATTCCGGCTACCAGTAATTTTGATGAAGCTTTTCAGGATTGGCAGGACAAACAACAATTCAAAGAAGTTAAATCATTTGCGTCCGAATGGGGGATTGATGCTGATTTACTTAGTAAATCACTTAAAGAGTATAGTCTTCTCAAGCCGGAAGAGATTCCATTCCGTGATGAAATTTCTAAAACACTGGATCCTGATAAAGCCACCAATCCCTTTGCAGGCAATAAGTTGATGCTTAATATGAACTTGGGTCCTGTTCTTCAAAAATGGATGCGTGAAATTAAACAGAAATATAAGTGATAATTCAAATAAAGAGCCAGGAAAAATCCTGGCTCTTTGATTGTTGAGAGGTATCGTAGGTGATATAAACAACGATAGCTTATATCTTAGTAGCATTTCCGTCTTTATCGAATTGGTAAGTGACACCATTAATTGTCCGTGTTTGATTAGCTACAAGGTCACCAGAGTTTTCATCGTAGTAATGACCATCTGGTGCAAAAGCGCCTTTAACTTGTCTACCATTACTTGTATTGAAGTAGAGCTTTTGCCCATTAATTTGAACTTCACCGGTTGCGGCTGTGCCATCTGCATAGAAGTAGTACCAGTCATTACCCCATTGATAGAAACGATTTTTAACTGCTTTACCCTCATGATCGAAGTAATAAATCTTATCTCCGATATAATTAGTGCTATCATGCCACATGTCACCTAATTGGGTGTACTTATAGGCACCTCCTTGACGGAAGTAATATAAGTCACCATTGATTTCATGGAGTCCAAGGACTTTTTCACCTTTCTCGTCAAGATAATAAGTTAAGCCTCTGTTATCTTTGACAAAACCAGCTTCGATTACCTTACGACCATTATCCTTGTCGTAGTAGTACTCAGGCATGTAGACGCCATCTTGTCCAAATTCTCCTTTAGC
It encodes the following:
- a CDS encoding type I restriction-modification system subunit M; translated protein: MITSEEIKARLWNGATELRGSMDASRYKDYMLGLMFYKFLSDKTLKTFAELSGLSTDVDVFEEYQKAHELYEKDLEKMISDNLGYVVKPKYLYQKWLNDMNTGQFEVQTVTESLGEFERSVVSTYETDDFNGLFSSSTLDLSDTALGSDLNTRSKNIQALIRLFEDLDMVALQKSDILGDAYEYLIGQFAMESGKKAGEFYTPHQVSEVMAQIVATNKSLASIYDPTVGSGSLLLTVKKHLSEEQQKVLSYYGQEKNTATYNLTRMNLLLHGVRPEKMSIKNGDTLAQDWPEDPERPDEGVQFDAVVMNPPYSIKNWNRVGLKASDPRFEIASVLPPDSKGDFAFLLHGLYHLSTTGTMAIVLPHGVLFRGGAEGEIRQKLIEKNQIDTVIGLPSNLFSNTGIPVCIIILKKNRDLNEPVLFIDASHNFIKVGKQNVLQEKDIAKIVDTYSNRTEEEGYSHLASRKELISNEFNMNIPRYVTAIDNEIAHDVDAHLYGGIPKENIENLKILNQLVPDVLEQAFTEKRPGYLALNKTIDEFSDEVLSSTVVQETMMHVKEMVEAYLDTYWTQLHELGKERSSRQLKESMLADIKHQLSAFEQLDSYDGYQMIAEIWANSLEHDSEFIEQLGFYQAGRTREPNMVKKGKKKELVQDGWNGVVVPNSLIASELYAKELAEIKAFKSRIADIESEMSELVENAKVEDSDEYNALFDSLKKNEEGEAQDSFEGKLIKDSLKEAEKGSLEYDLLKKVDDLTKEKSAVNKKIKTKEQELKELVAERILQLTDEEVDQLLYKKWFGSVIERVENLVESPLKSEIAVVDELNKRYSETLDSLDDEIAKLEKELEAMMKELVVL
- a CDS encoding restriction endonuclease subunit S, which gives rise to MTNSKYVPKRRFKEFELDGEWEQDLLGNIADFSIKTNSFSREKLTHESYEVQNIHYGDILIKFQSVIDLKRDNLPSIIDSSVLDFRQSLLQDGDVIFADAAEDSTVGKAIEIRNIMGKNVVSGLHTIAARPIQLFAPYYLGYYLNSDFYHKQILPLMQGTKVSSISKSNLQVTEISFPIIDEQKKIGKFFQTIDSLITLHQHKLDKLKNLKKAYLAELFPAEGERVPKRRFSGFEGEWEEVLLGRLGNAQSGIGFPDSEQGGKVGIPFYKVSDMNNQGNEHEMVFANNYVTIEQINQRSWKPIQDVPAIFFAKVGAAVLLNRKRLCSIPFLMDNNTMAFSIDTSKIDTNFAKTIFETIDLPSLIQVGALPSYNARDVESILVSVPSLPEQEKIGEFFQKLDKSISIQQQKLDKLNDLKKAYLNELFV
- a CDS encoding type I restriction endonuclease subunit R; translation: MSNTPKNTSEKAFQENFVKKLTKFKWQAPDKLNGNLHKVTVQDLINNWRDELNRINADILEGVALTDAEFQQVMAKVKQISNSYEAAKILSMEGSTGKIDGIYRDSHPDVTRRQITLTILRKAQVRGGDSNYQIAREVQTDYNNRFDIVLLINGLPLINIEQKRTDKTLDEAFGQFKRYYRDGEYTNNFMAFSQMMVVTSEIETRYFATPKTLNDFNPAFVFHWSLVRKSEKDGEFLGHRILTNYQEVIEHFLNIPMAHQMVGDYLIINEDKLEENRRHMLMRPYQVHALQAIETAVFGSPNDSIPHGGFVWHTTGSGKTITSFKTAQVLATRTEYDKVVFLLDRRDLDDQTSEAFKAYSVYESVNVDDTKSTYQLRRQLMSAKSGIVVTTTFKLYNLVESLVKGQDDSLKEKKIIFIIDEAHRTTMGDMMAKIKEYFFQNGLFFGFTGTPLFDENKAKGKVNERSELINTTEKLFGPLLHQYTIDEAIADGNVLGFHVDYINTGEFRNYDDLREQLIETLSEQHPEKGEKAIAREVYQWDDLEVETKASEEGILIYQDETHIPRVVEEVLDGWQEQSQNGEFNAILTAAYKDRVIAYYHEFKKQIAEKFKDGEAKPNVAMTFSFGNENDPDNIALEVVDEMFEDYANFTGISFVPGNKTHGEAAYFEDVTDRAKRGGSGRNPKNIDILIVADQLLTGYDSKRINTLYVDRRLELQGLIQAYSRTNRVFGSSKEFGTIINFQYPRITQELVRAALELYGSGGKNSKVIVDKYEDAVDELNKRMINLIQELSDPTRWIDLRDDKDGKKRFKAAFEEAAKQLNVVKQYYEFVWDNKRFGLDEHKWLQYIGAYRNLFSILVDGAEEEEIRELQGRTKLQGSQVIDAQSILELIGNKTTTEGGYIVINDNNLVLIQEQIQELSNLGEHEKAESLKRFVNEELRGGHIPATSNFDEAFQDWQDKQQFKEVKSFASEWGIDADLLSKSLKEYSLLKPEEIPFRDEISKTLDPDKATNPFAGNKLMLNMNLGPVLQKWMREIKQKYK